AAGAAGCAGCCAAAAAAAATCATGCAGATGCAGCTTTTGCATTAGCTATGATTTATCATCGAGGAAAAGGTGTAGAAAAAGATGATGAAATAGCAAAAGATTATATTGATTTAGCAATTATAAATGGAAATCTTGAAGCCAAAAATATGTTAAATCTGTTTGAAGAGAATCAAATAGAACTTACATTAAAAGATGGGATAGAACTTTTCCAAAAAGGGGATTTTTTACAAGCTTTAGATATTTTTAAAGTAATAGCCAAAAAAAATAATACTGATGCACTATTTTATATTGGATATATTTGTGAATATTTTGATTTTGAAGGAAAACCTGATAATATTGAGCCTTTTGAACTATTTTTGATTTCAGCAAATGCAGGAAATAAAAATGCACAATATGAAATGGGATTACAAGAGTATTATAAAGATAACTACAAAGAAGCCGTTCTATGGTATGAAAAAGCCGCAAATCAAGGTTTAAAAGAGGCTCAAAAAAATCTATCAACTATGTATGAGTTAGGATATGGTGTTGAAAAAGATTTGAAAATTGCCAAATTTTGGATGAGTGAATATTTAAATAACGATAAAGAGGGTATATGAAAAAAATAGTTTTATTTTTTATGTTGGTTTTGAGTTTAAATGCCAAAAATTTTGATGATGCTTTAAAAGCTTTGGAAAAAGAGGATTATAAAACAGCTTTTACTATTTTAAAATCTTTAGAAAAAAAGCAAGATAAAAATGTTTTATTTGAGTTAGCAAGACTTTATGATTATGGTTGTTGGGCTAGGCAAAATATCAGTGAAGCTGTAAAGTATTATAAAAAAGCTGCTGCTTTAGGGCATACTGAAGCAAAATATAATTTAGGTCTCATTTACTATTTAGGTGAAGATAATATAAAAGATACAAATGATGGTGGAAAACCTACAAGTTGTAGTAAATATATGGATGAAAAAGATGATATAAAACCTAGTTTAGTTCTTGTAAAAGAGGATTATAAAGAGGCTTTAAGTTGGTTTTCAAAGGCAAGTAAAGAGGGATTTAGTGAAGCAAAATACTCTATAGAACTAATCTGTGATACAAAACCAGAGGTTTGTAAGCAAAACTAAAAGTTTTGCTTAATAGCTACTTTTTACATATAATAAAAATATCAAAATTTAAAATCACCATAAAATCGCACTTTTAATACAAATTTCAAAATTTCTTATAAAAACATATCCATTTTTTTAATTTAAATTGTCTTACTATTTAGAGAAAGTAA
The Aliarcobacter faecis genome window above contains:
- a CDS encoding tetratricopeptide repeat protein; this encodes MRDFISKLALFFTPILSSKLEEGIKAYEEFDYIKAFKILEKFANKNKEAQYYLGKMYEKADFVDKDINKAIFYYEEAAKKNHADAAFALAMIYHRGKGVEKDDEIAKDYIDLAIINGNLEAKNMLNLFEENQIELTLKDGIELFQKGDFLQALDIFKVIAKKNNTDALFYIGYICEYFDFEGKPDNIEPFELFLISANAGNKNAQYEMGLQEYYKDNYKEAVLWYEKAANQGLKEAQKNLSTMYELGYGVEKDLKIAKFWMSEYLNNDKEGI
- a CDS encoding tetratricopeptide repeat protein; this encodes MKKIVLFFMLVLSLNAKNFDDALKALEKEDYKTAFTILKSLEKKQDKNVLFELARLYDYGCWARQNISEAVKYYKKAAALGHTEAKYNLGLIYYLGEDNIKDTNDGGKPTSCSKYMDEKDDIKPSLVLVKEDYKEALSWFSKASKEGFSEAKYSIELICDTKPEVCKQN